The stretch of DNA ATGCGCCCGCCCGGATGCGCGGCGACCAGCGGCGCAAGGGCCTGCAGCACGCGATGATAAAACGCGCGCTGCGACTCGCCCTGGGGGGGCGCGAAACCGGCATCGCGGCTTTGCCAATGAGCGTATTCATTGGGAAAGCGCTCGGCGATCTGCGCACTGTCGTATCCCTGAAACGCGCCGTATGAACGCTCGCGCAAGCCTTCGCTCAACTGCAGCGGCAAACCGAGCGCGGCGCCGATGGGCTGCGCGGTTTGCTGGGCGCGCAGCAGGTCACTCGAATAAACCGCATCCAGCCGCGCCCCTTCTTTTACTTCTGCCGCCAGCCGTTGCGCCAGACGCCTCGCCTGGTCGATTCCGCTTTCAGCGAGCGGAATATCCATATGGCCCTGGATGCGCTTGATGCGGTTCCACGCGGTTTCGCCGTGGCGGATAAAAAGAATCTGGGTGGCCATAAGAAGAAACGCTCAAG from Paraburkholderia hayleyella encodes:
- a CDS encoding histidine phosphatase family protein, with product MATQILFIRHGETAWNRIKRIQGHMDIPLAESGIDQARRLAQRLAAEVKEGARLDAVYSSDLLRAQQTAQPIGAALGLPLQLSEGLRERSYGAFQGYDSAQIAERFPNEYAHWQSRDAGFAPPQGESQRAFYHRVLQALAPLVAAHPGGRIACVTHGGVLDCVYRLAQRLSLDAPRNYALLNTSLNVVDVVDLEGEVATVVSWADVAHLADLAEGSQDDTLKDVLRQAPEAGR